In the Nicotiana tabacum cultivar K326 chromosome 16, ASM71507v2, whole genome shotgun sequence genome, one interval contains:
- the LOC142170331 gene encoding secreted RxLR effector protein 161-like encodes MDETGSPMNQTMYRGIIGSLLYLIGSRPDIVFSVGLCARFQSNPKESHLKEAKRILRYLKGTQDLVLYYPTGNSFNLIGYADIDYAGYLIDRKRTSRMAHFLGSCLISRGTRKQNSVALSIVEAEYVAAASCCAQLLWIKQQLKDFGVLTESVPLLYDNTSTLNKAKNLVQHKKTKHIDVRHHFMRDNVEKGLICMKFCSTEDQIVDIFTKALSREHFERKRVKLGLLKPN; translated from the coding sequence atggatgaaacaGGGTCTCCTATGaatcaaaccatgtatagaggtattattgggtctcttctctatctTATTGGTAGTAGACCTGATATTGTCTTCAGTGTGGGgctatgtgcaaggtttcaatcaaatcccaaggaatctcatttgAAGGAAGCCAAAAGAATTCTGAGATATCTTAAAGGAACACAGGACCTGGTCCTTTATTATCCCACAGGTAACAGTTTTAACCTCATTGGATATGCTGATATagactatgcaggttatcttATAGATAGGAAGAGAACTTCTAGAATGGCTCATTTCCTAGGTTCATGTCTCATCTCTCggggcacaaggaagcaaaactcagtggctctttcaatAGTTGAGGCTGAATATGTAGCCGCAGCATCCTGTTGTGCACAACTTTTATGGATCAAGCAGCAACTGAAGGACTTTGGGGTACTCACTGAGAGTGTTCCACTTCTATATGATAACACAAGTACACTCAACAAGGCCAAGAATCTAGTTCAACACAAAAAGACCAAGcatattgatgtgaggcatcaCTTTATGAGGGACAATGTGGAGAAAGGATTGATATGCATGAAGTTCTGtagcacagaagatcaaattgtAGACATCTTTACAAAGGCATTAAGtagggaacattttgaaagaaaaagagtgaAGTTGGGGCTTTTAAAGCCCAATTGA